Within Quadrisphaera sp. DSM 44207, the genomic segment TCGGCTGCCATCTCCAGGGTGAGGTCGATCGGGAAGCCGTACGTGTCGTGCAGCTGGAAGGCGCGCTCGCCGCTCAGCCGGGGGTGCTGGGCCCGCTCCTCCTTGGCCTCGCGCACCGCGACGTCGAGGATCGTCGTGCCGGCGGACAGGGTGCGCAGGAAGACCTCCTCCTCGGCCGCGACGACGGAGGCGATGCGCTCCCAGTCGGTGAGCAGCTCGGGGTAGGAGCGGGACATCACGTCGCGGGAGACGGTGAGCAGCTCGGGCAGCACCGGCTCGCCGACGCCCAGCAGGCGCATGGCGCGCACGGCGCGGCGCAGCAGGCGGCGCAGCACGTAGCCGCCGCCCTCGTTGGTGGGCGTGACGCCGTCGCCGACGAGCATCAGGCCCGCGCGCACGTGGTCGGCGACCACGCGCAGCCGCACGTCGGCGGCCGGGTCGGCGCCGTAGCGGGCGCCGGCCAGCTCGGCGGCGCGGCGCAGCACGGGCGCGACCTCGTCGATCTCGTAGAGGTTGTCCACGCCCTGGAGCAGGTACGCCACCCGCTCCAGGCCCATGCCGGTGTCGATGTTCTTCGCCGGCAGCTCGCTGACGATCGCGAAGTCCTCCTTGGACCGCACGTCGGCGAGCTGGTACTGCATGAAGACGAGGTTCCAGATCTCCAGGTAGCGGTCCTCGTCGACGACGGGGCCGCCCTCGCGCCCGTGCTGGGGGCCGCGGTCGACGTAGATCTCGCTGCACGGGCCGCCGGGGCCGGCCGCGCCGGTGTGCCAGTAGTTGTCCTTGCGGCCGCGGCGCTGGATCCGCTCGCCCGGCAGGCCGGCGACCTTCCGCCACAGCTGCTCGGCCTCGTCGTCGTCCTCGTAGACCGTGACCCAGATCGTGTCGGGGTCGAAGCCGTACCCGCCGTCGTCCTGGGAGCCCGTCACGAGCTCCCAGGCGTAGCCGATGGCCCCCTCCTTGAAGTAGTCCCCGAAGGAGAAGTTGCCGTTCATCTGGAAGAACGTGCCGTGGCGCGTGGTCTTGCCGACCTCGTCGATGTCGAGGGTGCGCACGCACTTCTGCACGCTCGTGGCGCGCGGGTACGGCGGGATCTGCTGCCCGGTCAGGTACGGGATGAAGGGCACCATGCCGGCGACCGTGAACAGCAGCGCCGGGTCGGGGCTGACCAGCGACGCGGACGGGACCACGGTGTGGCCCTGCTGCTCGAAGTAGCGCAGCCAGCGGCGGCGGATCTCAGCGGTCTCCATGGCACCTCTCCGCGGGGTGTGGGGTGGTCTGCGGGGCGCGCGGGCCGGCACGGGGGTCGCTCGCCGGCGCTGGTCCCCGGCGGCGCTCGCGGCGCCTCGCGCGGACGGGCCTCAGCGCCTCGGCGCCGCCGGGCCCTGCAGCCGCGAGCGGGCGCTGCGCTCGTCCGTCGCGCCGGTCTGGCCCGTCGTGCCGGTGTCGTCCGTCGTGCCGGTGTCGACGCCGAGGGCGGCGCGCAGCTCCGCCTCGCGCTCGGCCATGGCCTCGCGCACCACGGCCACCGCCTCGCGCAGGCGCCCGGACGGCGGCCGGGCGCCTGCGCGGCGGCCGGCGGCGGGAGTGCGGCCGGCGGCGGGGGTGCGGCCGGAACGGGCGGTGCGGCCGAGCGCGAGGGAGCCGGCCGCCGCACCGACCGCGGCGCCCGCGCCGAACCACAGGGCCGGGCGCACGGCTCAGGCCCCCTCGCGGGTGCGCCCGGCGCCCGGGCGCCGGCCCGACAGCGCCTGGCGCACGCCGTACGTGAACGCGGCGACGCGCACCAGCGGCGAGCCCACCGCGGCGGCCAGCAGCGACGTCAGGGCCGTCACGTTCGTCGTCAGCTGCGCGGCGTTCGACGTGATCGTGTCGAGCTTGCCCATCTGGTGGTTCGCCTGGCCGACGGTCGCCGTGACCTCGCCGATCAGCGGCACGGTGGACTCCGAGAGCCCGCGGATCGTCGCGCGCGCCTCGTCGAGGACCCGGCCGAGCTTGAGCAGCGGCACCGCGAGCAGGCCGACCAGCACGACGAACGCGAGGGCGGCGAGCAGCCCCGCGACGTCTCCGACGGACATGGCCCTCCTCAGCTGCGGCCGTGGACCCGCGAACCCTACCGCGCGGGCCCGCGCCCTCCCGGCGCCGCAGCCGAGCCCGGCGCCGCAGCCGAGCCCGGCGCCGCAGCCGAGCCCGTCGCCGTGCGGCCGCGCAGGCCCGCCCCGCGGAGGGGCCTCGGGCCGCTGCGCAGCGCGCCGGCGGACGGCGACGCGGTGGAGGCGGACGGCGTCCTGGTCACCTCTCCGGTGCGGACGGCGTTCGACCTCGCCCGGGCGGCGCCGTCCGTGCACGCCGGGGTGGCCGCCGTCGACGCCCTGCTGCGCTCACCGGTCGGGCTGGGCCTGGACGAGCTGGCCGCTCACGCCACCGCACACCGCCGCTGGCGCGGAGTGCCGCGGGCGCTGGTGCGGCGCCTGCGCAGCGGCCTGGACCACGCCCGACGCACCAGCGCGCGCAGCGACGACCGCGCGTGGTGGGTGCCGACGTCCGCCTCGCGCGCCCGAGCCCGCCGTCGCCCGTTCCGCTCTCGCCGCTCTCGCCGGGTGCTGGGTCGCGGGGGACACGCCCGTCGCGGTGCGCCGGAACCCAGCACTCGGCGGGATCCGGCGCGCCCCGGGCGGCGGTGCCGCTGGCCCGGACGGCGCGGCGCGCGGCACCCTGCTCCGGTGACGTCGTCCCCCGCCACCGACCGCAGCACCGCCCCGTCCGCTCCTGCGCGCGCCACGGGCTGGCGCCACCCCGCCTGGCTCGTCGCCGCGGTCGCCTTCGTCGCCCTCGTGGGCGCCGCGGGGTTCCGGGCGGCGCCCGGGGTGCTGATGGTGCCGCTGGAGGCGGAGTTCGGGTGGCCGCGCTCGGTGCTGTCCGCGGCCGTCGGGGTCAACCTCGTGCTGTTCGGCCTGACGGCGCCGTTCGCGGCGGCGCTGATGGACCGGTTCGGGATCCGGCGCGTGACCGCGTGCGCCCTGCTGCTGGTGGCCCTCGGCAGCGGCGGCGCCGTCCTGATGAGCGCGCGCTGGCACCTGTTCGTGCTGTGGGGCGTCCTCGTCGGCCTCGGCACCGGCTCGATGGCCCTGGTCTTCGCGGCCACGGTCGCGCAGCGGTGGTTCGTCGCCCGCCGCGGCCTGGTCATGGGCGTGCTGACGGCGGGCAGCGCGACGGGCCAGCTGGTCTTCCTCCCGGTCGCCGCCTGGCTCGTGGAGGCCTCCGGGTGGCGCGCGGCGTCCCTGGTGATCGCGGGCGCCGCGCTGGCCGTCGTCCCGCTGGTGGTGCTCGTGCTGCGCGACCGGCCCGCCGACGTGGGCGCGCGCCCCTACGGCGACGACGGGACGGCGGGCGGCGCGGCGGGCGGCGCGGCGGGCGCCGGGAGCACCCCGGCGCCCGAGACCGTTCCGCACGCGGCCGGCCAGCGCGCTCCCGGCCCGGCCGGCACGGCCCTCGACGCCCTGCGCGGCGCGGCCCGCACGCGCGCCTTCTGGGCGCTCGCGGTCGGCTTCGCGATCTGCGGCGCGAGCACGAACGGGCTCGTCGCCACCCACCTGGTGCCCGCGGCGCACGACCACGGCATGGCGGCGACGACCGCGGCCGGCCTGCTCGCGGTGGTGGGGGTCTTCGACGTCGTCGGCACCATCGCCTCGGGGTGGCTGACCGACCGGTTCGACCCGCGGGTGCTGCTGGGCGCCTACTACCTGCTGCGCGGGGCGTCGCTGTTCGTGCTGCCGTCGCTGCTGGACGACGCGCTGCACCCCAGCGTGCTCGTCTTCGTCGTCGTCTACGGCCTGGACTGGGTGGCCACCGTGCCGCCGACCGTGGCCCTGTGCCGGGAGCTGTTCGGCGAGCGAGGCACCGTGGTCTTCGGGTGGGTCTTCGCCGCGCACCAGCTCGGTGCGGCGGCCGCGGCGTCGGCTGCCGGCGCGGTGCGCGACGCCACGGGCGCGTACACCCTCGCCTGGGTCGGCGCCGGCGCGCTGTGCGGGGTGGCCGCCGTGCTCAGCCTGCGCGTGGCCCGGTCGACGCCGGCCGCGGCCTGAGCCGCACGCGGAAGGGCCCCGCACGCTCGAGCGTGCGGGGCCCTTCCGGGTGAGCGGGTGCCTCAGCGGGCGTAGTGCTCGACCACCTTCTGCACGTCGCAGGTGATCGGCACCTCCTCGCGGGCCGGGCGGCGGGTCAGGGTGACGCGCAGCTCGGGCAGCGCCACGTCGAGGTACTTGGGCAGCTGCGGCAGCACGTCGCGGTGCGCGCCGGCGGCCGCCACCTGGAACGGCGTGGTCTGCGCGCTCTTGGGGTGCACGGAGACGACCTGGCCCGGCTTCACGCGGAAGGACGGGCGGTCCACGCGCACGCCGTCGACGAGGATGTGGCGGTGCACGACCAGCTGGCGGGCCTGCGCGATGGTGCGGGCCAGGCCGGCGCGCAGGACGATCGCGTCCAGGCGCATCTCCAGCAGCTCGACCAGCACGTCGCCGGTGCGGCCGGGGGAGCGGCGGGCCTCGTCGAAGACGCGGCGCATCTGCGCCTCGCGGATGCCGTACTGCGCGCGCAGCAGCTGCTTCTGGCGCAGCCCGAGGGCGTACTCGCTCTCGGTGCGGCGGCGGGCGCGGCCGTGCTCGCCCGGCGGGTAGGGACGCACCTCGAAGTAGCGCGCGGCCTTGGGGGTCAGCGGCACGCCCAGCGCGCGGGAGAGCCGGACGGTGCGACGGTTACGACCCGAGTGGGACAACGGTTCTCCTCGTGGGTGCGGGCGTTCGCGCTCGACGTCCCGGGCGGGAGGCGGAGCGGCGACTGACACGGGCCACCAGCGACGGGGCTGGAGCCGGCTGGTCCGGGCGGACGGCGGCGGGCGCCGTCCAGGACCGGTGGTCGAGTCTACCGGAAGCGGGCGCGTCCCCCGGACGCGATGATCACCGGCGGGCGCGCAGCAGCGCGCGGATGCGCTCCAGGCGCGAGCGCACGTCGCGCTCGAACCCGCGGTCGGTGGGCGCGTAGTACTCGCGGCCGTCGAGGTCGTCGGGCAGGTGCTGCTGCGCGGCGACGGCGTGGGGGGCGTCGTGGGGGTACCGGTAGCCCCTGCCGTGCCCGAGCGCCGAGGCGCCCGCGTAGTGGGCGTCGCGCAGGTGCGCCGGCACGGGCCCGCCGCGGCCCGCGCGCACGTCGGCGACGGCGGCGTCGATGCCGAGGTGGGCGGCGTTGGACTTCGGGGCGGTCGCCAGGTGGACGACGGCCTGCGCCAGCACGATGCGCGCCTCCGGCATGCCGATCATCGCGACGGCCTGCGCCGCCGCGACGGCCGTCTGCAGGGCGGAGGGGTCCGCCATCCCGACGTCCTCGCTGGCCGAGATCACGAGGCGGCGGGCGACGAAGCGGGGGTCCTCCCCCGCCTCGAGCATGCGGGCGAGGTAGTGCAGCGCCGCGTCGACGTCCGAGCCGCGCAGCGACTTGATGAGGGCGCTGGCGACGTCGTAGTGCTGGTCGCCGGCGCGGTCGTAGCGCACGGCGGCGACGTCGAGCGCGCGCTCGGCGTGCGCCAGCGACACGGTCGCCGGGCCCCCGGCGCTGGCGTCGTGCTCGTCCAGGGCCACCCCCGCCGCGGCCTCCAGCGCCGTCAGCGCGCGGCGGGCGTCGCCGCCGGACACGCGCACCAGGTGGTCCAGGGCCTCCGGGGAGAGCTCCACCTCGCCCGCGAGGCCGCGCTCGTCGGCCACCGCCCGCTGCAGCAGCACGCGGACGTCGTCGCCGGTCAGCTCGCGCAGGGTCAGCAGCAGGGAGCGCGAGAGCAGCGGCGCGACGACGGAGGAGGAGGGGTTCTCCGTGGTCGCCGCGATCAGGACCACCCACCGGTCCTCGACGCCGGGCAGCAGGGCGTCCTGCTGGGCCTTGGTGAAGCGGTGGATCTCGTCGAGGAAGAGCACCGTGCGCCGCCCGTGGAGGTCGCGCGCGTCGCGGGCCTCCTCCACGACGCGCCGGACGTCGCGCACGCCGGCGGTGACGGCCGACAGCTCGGCGAACCGCCAGCCCGCGGCCCGCGAGACCACGTGCGCCAGCGTCGTCTTGCCGGTGCCGGGCGGCCCCCACAGCACCACGGACGCCGGCCCGGCCCGGCCGTCACCGCCCTCGACGAGGCGGCGCAGGGGCGCCCCCGGCGCGAGGAGGTGCTGCTGGCCGACGACGTCGTCCAGCCCCCGCGGGCGCATGCGCACCGCGAGCGGCGCGCGGGCACCGGCGCGCGAGGACGACGAGGACGACGAGGACGACGAGGACGACGAGGACGAGACCTCGTCGTCGGCGGTGAACAGGTCGGCCACGGCGCCAGGGTGGCACGCGGGGCCGCGTCCGCCGGCGGGTCGGTGTCGGCGCCTCCTGGCACAGTTGGCGCGTGGTCGAGCCCGTCGTCGAGCCCGTGGTCGAGCCCGTGGTCGAGCCCGTGCGCGAGGACGGCTGGGCGTCGCGGCCCCTGCCCGCGGCACAGGACCTCGGCGACGGCTCCCGCGTGGTGCGGGCCGCCGTCTACGCCGCCGTGCCGGGCTACCGCCCGCTCGAGGTCGACCTGCACACGGCCGGCGACGCGCCCGCCGACGGCCGCGGCCGCCCGGTGCTGCTGTGGGTGCACGGCGGCGGGTGGCGCGGCGGCGCCCGGGACGACCTGCCGACCGTCCTGCGCGAGGTCGACGTGCACCGCGCCGTCGCCGAGCACGGCTACCTCGTGGCGAGCATCGACTACCGACTCTCCGCCGAGGCCCCCTTCCCCGCGCAGCTGCACGACGTCAAGGCCGCGCTGCGCTGGCTGCGGCACCGCGCCGACGACCTGGGCGCGGACGCCGACCGGATCGCGGTGTGGGGCGAGTCCGCGGGCGCTCACCTGGCCGCCCTCGCGGCGCTGACCCCCGACGCCGAGGACCCGTACCTGGAGGGCGCGGTGGGCGTGCGCGGGCCGAGCAGCGCCGTGAGCGCGGCCGTGGCGTGGTACCCGGTCACGGACTTCGCGACCCTGGTCGAGCAGGACCGCGCGAGCGGCGTGGAGCTGCCGCAGGACCTGGCGCAGCTGCCCGAGTCGGCGCTGCTCGGCGCACCGGCCGCCGAGGTGCCGCTGGTCGCCCGCTCGGCCAGCCCCGTGCACCACGTCTCCGCCGGTGCGCCGCCGCTGCTGGTGCAGCACGGCACGGCGGACCGCGTGGTGCCCGTCGCGCAGTCCGACGAGCTCGTCGAGGCGCTGCGCGAGCTCGGCGCCCCCGTGGAGTACCACCGCGTCGAGGACTACGACCACTGCTTCGACGGGCACCCCGAGCCCGCGCGGCTGGTCGAGCCGGTGCTCGCCTTCCTCGACCGCCACCTGGCGTAGTGCTCGCCCGCACCGGGCGGGTGGTGGCGCGCCACCCGCTGCTCGTCCTCGCGCTGTGGGGCCTGTTCGTGCTCGGCGCGGGCGGCGCCGCCGTGGGCGCGTTCGGCAACCAGGGGCTGTTCGCGCGCCTGCAGAGCGGTCCGGTGCAGGTGCCCGGGGAGGCCCAGGAGGGCCGGGAGCTGCTGGCCGAGCAGGTGCCGGACTCGCGCCGGGTGCTGCTGCAGCTGGCGGGCGTGGACCCGGCGTCCCCGCAGCTGCAGCAGCTGCTCGCCGGCGCCGCCGCCGACCTCGCGGCCCTCGACGGCGTCACGCGGGTCGCCGCGCCGCTGCCGGGCGCCGGCGCTGCCGGCTCGGCGCTCGTCTCCGCCGGCGGCGACGCCGTCCTCGTCACCGCCGAGCTCGACCCGGCGCTGCCGACGGCGCGCGCCGACGAGGTCGCGGCGGCCGTCGGCCAGCGCCTGCAGGCGCTGGCCGACGACGCGGCCGCGCAGCTGCCGGGGGCGAGCGGGGCGGTGGGCAGCGTCGAGGGGCTCGTCTCCGCGATCTCGGGGCAGGTGGAGGAGGACCTGCGCACGGGCGAGGCCGTCGCGCTGCCGGTGAGCCTGCTGGTCATGGTGGTGGTCTTCGGCGGGTTCCTCGCCGCCGGCGTGCCCGTGGTGGGCGCCGCGGTCTCCATCGCCGGTGGGCTCGGCGCCCTGCTCGCCTTCTCCTCCGTCATCGACCTCGACGCCTCGGTCGTCAACGTCGTCTCGGTGCTCGGCCTGGGGCTGTGCATCGACTACGGGCTGCTGATCGTCTCCCGCTACCGCGAGGAGCTGAGGGCCGCGCGCACCGCCGCGCCCGAGCGCCCGCACCCGCGCCGCACCCGCGACCGGGCGCTGGAGCGCACCCTGGCCACCGCGGGGCGCACGGTGCTCTTCTCCGCGGTGACCATCGCCGTCAGCCTGTCGGGGCTCCTCGTCTTCGGCGCGGAGGTGCTGCGCTCGATGGGCCTGGCCTCGGTCTCCGTCGTGGTGCTCGCGCTGCTCGTGGCGCTGACGCTCGTCCCGGCGCTGCTCGCGCTCGGCGGCGCCCGCCTGGCCCGCCCCGGGGCCGTCACGCGCCTGCCCGGCCTGGGCGCCGTGGCGCGCCGCCTCGGGGACGTCTCCCCCGAGGACGGCCGGTTCGCGGCGCTGGCCCGCCGGGTGCAGCGCCGGCCGTGGCTGGTGCTCGGCGGCGTCACCGCGGTGCTGCTGGCCGCGGGCGCGCCCGTGGCCTCGGTGCAGCTGCGCTCGGACGGCGTGCAGCTGCTGCCGGCGTCCTCCCCCGAGCGGCGGTTCTTCACCGACCTCGCCGAGCGCTTCCCCGCCGCGACCTCCCCCGCGGTCACCGTCGTCGCCGACGCCCCGCTGCAGCAGGTGGCCGCCTGGTCCGGGCGGGTCGCCGACCTGCCCGGCGCGGCCTCCGTGGACCCGCCGGAGCAGGCGGGCGACCTCGTCACCCTCGGCGTGCGCGTCGACGGCGACCCCCTCGGCCCGGAGGCGCTGCAGCTGGTGGCGGACCTGCGCGAGCAGGAGCCCGGGTTCCCCACCTGGACGACGGGCCAGGCGGCCAGCGTCGTGGACTTCACCGCCGACCTCGCCGGCCGCGCGCCGTGGGCGGTGGGCCTGGTGGTGGTGGCCACCACGGCGCTGCTGTTCCTGCTCACCGGCTCGGTCCTCGTGCCGGCCAAGGCCCTCGTCGTCAACGCGCTCTCGCTCGGGGCCTCCCTCGGCGCGGTGGTGTGGATCTTCCAGGAGGGGCACCTGGAGGGACCGCTGGGCTTCACGTCCACCGGCGGCCTCGAGGCGTTCGTGCCCCCGCTCGTGCTGGCCTTCGGCTTCGGGCTGGCGATGGACTACGAGGTCTTCCTCCTCGCGCGCATCCTCGAGGCGCGCGAGGAGGGCCTGGGGAACGACGCCGCCGTCGTCGCGGGCCTGCAGCGCTCCGGGCGCATCATCACCTCGGCGGCGCTGATCATCGTCATCGTCTTCTCCGGCTTCGTGGCCGGTGACCTGCTGGCCATCAAGGAGGTCGGCCTCGCGCTCGCCGTGGCCGTGGCGGTCGACGCCACGCTCGTGCGGATGCTGCTCGTGCCCGCCACCATGACGCTGCTCGGCCGCTGGAACTGGTGGGCCCCGGCGCCGCTGCGGCGCCTGCACGAGCGCGTCGGCGTCACCGAGCACGCGCCGGTGCCCGCCCGCCCCCCGGGATGAGGCCGCCGGGGAGGCGACGTACCGTCGAGCGGTGACACTGCCCACCACCCTCGGCGCCCTGCGCGCCAGCGGCCACGTCGCGCGGCCGGTCAAGGACGAGCTGCGCGAGAACCTGCTCGCGGCCATGCGCGAGGGCCGCGACCGCTTCCCCGGCATCGTCGGCTTCGACGAGACCGTGCTGCCCGAGCTCGAGCGCGCCCTGCTGGCCGGCCACGACGTCGTCCTGCTCGGCGAGCGCGGGCAGGGCAAGACCCGCCTGATCCGCTCCCTCGTGGGCCTGCTCGACGAGTGGACGCCCGTGATCGAGGGCTCCGAGCTCGGCGAGCACCCCTACGAGCCCATCACCCCCGCGTCGCGGCGCCGCGCCGAGCAGCTCGGCGACGACCTGCCCGTGGCGTGGCGGCACCGCAGCGAGCGGTACGCGGAGAAGCTCGCCACCCCCGACACCAGCGTCGGCGACCTCATCGGCGACGTCGACCCGGTGCGCATCGCCGAGGGCCGCACCCTCGGGGACCCGGAGACCATCCACTACGGCCTCGTCCCGCGCACCCACCGCGGCATCGTGGCGGTCAACGAGCTGCCCGACCTGGCCGAGCGGATCCAGGTCTCCCTGCTGAACGTGCTCGAGGAGCGCGACGTGCAGGTGCGCGGCTACACCCTGCGCCTGCCCCTGGACGTCCTCGTCGTCGCCAGCGCCAACCCCGAGGACTACACCAACCGCGGCCGGATCATCACGCCGCTGAAGGACCGCTTCGGCGCGGAGATCCGCACCCACTACCCGCTGGACCTGGCCGACGAGGTCGACCTCATCGCGCAGGAGGCGCACCTGGTCGCGCACGTGCCCGACCACCTGCTCGAGGCGGTGGCGCGCTTCACGCGCGCGGTGCGCGACTCCCCCGCCGTCGACGCGCGCTCCGGGGTCTCCGCGCGCTTCGCCGTCGCGGCCGCCGAGACGGTCGCCGCGGCCGCGCTGCGCCGCGCGACGCTGACGGGCGACGAGCCGGTCGCCCGCGTCGGGGACCTCGACACCGTCGTCCCGACCCTGCGCGGCAAGGTCGAGTTCGAGGCGGGCGAGGAGGGCCGGGAGCTGGAGGTGCTCGCGCACCTGCTGCGCACCGCGGTCGCGGAGGTCTTCCGCGCCCGCCTCGGCGGCGCGGACCTGTCGGGCTTCACGGCGCTGGTCGCGGACGGCGGCAGCGTCACCACGGGCGAGCTGGTCACCTCCCGCGAGCTGCTCGGGCAGGTCGGCACCGTGCCGGGCCTGGCCGTGGTGCTCGAGCGCCTCGGCGTCGGGGACGCCCCCACGCCGGCGCTGGCGGCGTCCGGGGTGGAGACCGTGCTGGAGGGCCTGCACCTGACCCGCCGCCTGGGCAAGGACGCGGTCGCCGGCGGGCGCACCGTCTACGGCGGCTGAGCGGAGGCGTCGTGGCGGACGACAGGGCCGAGGACAGGGCCGAGGACAGGGCCGGGGGCAGGGCGGGCCGGCCCGGCCGGGGTCCCGGGCGCGGCTTCCGGTACGGGGCGTGGAGCGGGGGCGAGGACCCGCTCGCGCCGCCCTACGACGTGCGCGCGGCCGTCGACGCCCTCGGGCGCTCGGTGATGGAGGGCCGCAGCGCCTCCGACGCCCTGCGCGACCTGCTGCGCCAGGGCCCGGAGGGGCGGCGGCGCGGGGGCCTGGACGACCTCGCCGAGCGCGTGCGGCGCCGCCGCGAGCAGCTGCGCCGCTCCGGGGACCTCGCCGGCCCCCTGCGGCAGGCCCGCGAGCAGCTGGACGCCGCCCTCGCCGCCGAGCGGGAGGAGCTCGCGGAGCGCACCCCGGACAGCACCGGCCAGGAGGCCGCCGACGACGCCCGTGCCCGCGAGTCGCTGCTGGAGGGGCTGCCGCGCAGCACCGCGGGCGCCGTGCAGGAGCTCGCCTCCTACGACTGGCAGTCGCAGGAGGCGCGCGCGGCGTACCAGCGGGTGCTCGACGCGCTGCGCGAGCAGGTGCTGCGCGCGCACCTGCCGGGCCTGGGCCAGCAGGGCCAGGGCGGCCAGCAGGGTCAGCGGGGTCAGCAGGGCCGGGGCGGCGAGGCCGAGGCGGGCGAGGGCGGCGAGGGGCAGCGGGGCGGTGCGGCGTCCGAGGACGTCAAGGAGCTGCTCGGCGACCTCAACGCGCTGCTGGCGAAGCACGCGCGCGGACAGGACGCGCCCGAGGACTTCGAGCGGTTCATGGCGAAGCACGGCGACGCCTTCCCCGAGCAGCCCCGCGACGTCGACGAGCTGCTCGACGCCCTGGCCCAGCGCGCCGCGGCCGCCCAGCGGCTGCTGCGCTCGATGAGCGCCGATCAGCGCCGGGAGCTCGCGGCGCTGATCCGGGCGGCGCTGGCGGACGCCGACCTGGGCGCGGAGATGGCGGCGCTGCAGCAGCACCTGCAGGACCTGCGTCCGGGCGCCTTCGGGCCCGGCCGCCGGGAGCGCTTCACCGGCGAGGAGCCGATGGGCTTCGACGAGGGCACCGGCGCGCTGTCCGAGCTGGCCGACCTCGACGCCCTCGCGGACCAGCTCGCGCAGGACGGTCCCGGCTCGACGCTGGACGACGTCGACGTCGAGGCCGTCGAGCGGCAGCTCGGGCCCGGCGCGGCCGCCGACGTCGAGGCCCTGAAGGAGCTCGAGCGCGAGCTGCGCCGCCAGGGCTGGCTGTCGGGCGCGTCGTCCGGGCACCTGGCGCTGACGCCCAAGGCGATGCGCCGCCTCGGCCAGAGCGCGCTGGGCCGGGTCTTCGCCGACCTGCGCTCC encodes:
- a CDS encoding DUF948 domain-containing protein is translated as MSVGDVAGLLAALAFVVLVGLLAVPLLKLGRVLDEARATIRGLSESTVPLIGEVTATVGQANHQMGKLDTITSNAAQLTTNVTALTSLLAAAVGSPLVRVAAFTYGVRQALSGRRPGAGRTREGA
- a CDS encoding MFS transporter, encoding MTSSPATDRSTAPSAPARATGWRHPAWLVAAVAFVALVGAAGFRAAPGVLMVPLEAEFGWPRSVLSAAVGVNLVLFGLTAPFAAALMDRFGIRRVTACALLLVALGSGGAVLMSARWHLFVLWGVLVGLGTGSMALVFAATVAQRWFVARRGLVMGVLTAGSATGQLVFLPVAAWLVEASGWRAASLVIAGAALAVVPLVVLVLRDRPADVGARPYGDDGTAGGAAGGAAGAGSTPAPETVPHAAGQRAPGPAGTALDALRGAARTRAFWALAVGFAICGASTNGLVATHLVPAAHDHGMAATTAAGLLAVVGVFDVVGTIASGWLTDRFDPRVLLGAYYLLRGASLFVLPSLLDDALHPSVLVFVVVYGLDWVATVPPTVALCRELFGERGTVVFGWVFAAHQLGAAAAASAAGAVRDATGAYTLAWVGAGALCGVAAVLSLRVARSTPAAA
- the rpsD gene encoding 30S ribosomal protein S4, whose protein sequence is MSHSGRNRRTVRLSRALGVPLTPKAARYFEVRPYPPGEHGRARRRTESEYALGLRQKQLLRAQYGIREAQMRRVFDEARRSPGRTGDVLVELLEMRLDAIVLRAGLARTIAQARQLVVHRHILVDGVRVDRPSFRVKPGQVVSVHPKSAQTTPFQVAAAGAHRDVLPQLPKYLDVALPELRVTLTRRPAREEVPITCDVQKVVEHYAR
- a CDS encoding replication-associated recombination protein A — translated: MADLFTADDEVSSSSSSSSSSSSSSSRAGARAPLAVRMRPRGLDDVVGQQHLLAPGAPLRRLVEGGDGRAGPASVVLWGPPGTGKTTLAHVVSRAAGWRFAELSAVTAGVRDVRRVVEEARDARDLHGRRTVLFLDEIHRFTKAQQDALLPGVEDRWVVLIAATTENPSSSVVAPLLSRSLLLTLRELTGDDVRVLLQRAVADERGLAGEVELSPEALDHLVRVSGGDARRALTALEAAAGVALDEHDASAGGPATVSLAHAERALDVAAVRYDRAGDQHYDVASALIKSLRGSDVDAALHYLARMLEAGEDPRFVARRLVISASEDVGMADPSALQTAVAAAQAVAMIGMPEARIVLAQAVVHLATAPKSNAAHLGIDAAVADVRAGRGGPVPAHLRDAHYAGASALGHGRGYRYPHDAPHAVAAQQHLPDDLDGREYYAPTDRGFERDVRSRLERIRALLRARR
- a CDS encoding alpha/beta hydrolase; protein product: MVEPVVEPVVEPVVEPVREDGWASRPLPAAQDLGDGSRVVRAAVYAAVPGYRPLEVDLHTAGDAPADGRGRPVLLWVHGGGWRGGARDDLPTVLREVDVHRAVAEHGYLVASIDYRLSAEAPFPAQLHDVKAALRWLRHRADDLGADADRIAVWGESAGAHLAALAALTPDAEDPYLEGAVGVRGPSSAVSAAVAWYPVTDFATLVEQDRASGVELPQDLAQLPESALLGAPAAEVPLVARSASPVHHVSAGAPPLLVQHGTADRVVPVAQSDELVEALRELGAPVEYHRVEDYDHCFDGHPEPARLVEPVLAFLDRHLA
- a CDS encoding MMPL family transporter, encoding MLARTGRVVARHPLLVLALWGLFVLGAGGAAVGAFGNQGLFARLQSGPVQVPGEAQEGRELLAEQVPDSRRVLLQLAGVDPASPQLQQLLAGAAADLAALDGVTRVAAPLPGAGAAGSALVSAGGDAVLVTAELDPALPTARADEVAAAVGQRLQALADDAAAQLPGASGAVGSVEGLVSAISGQVEEDLRTGEAVALPVSLLVMVVVFGGFLAAGVPVVGAAVSIAGGLGALLAFSSVIDLDASVVNVVSVLGLGLCIDYGLLIVSRYREELRAARTAAPERPHPRRTRDRALERTLATAGRTVLFSAVTIAVSLSGLLVFGAEVLRSMGLASVSVVVLALLVALTLVPALLALGGARLARPGAVTRLPGLGAVARRLGDVSPEDGRFAALARRVQRRPWLVLGGVTAVLLAAGAPVASVQLRSDGVQLLPASSPERRFFTDLAERFPAATSPAVTVVADAPLQQVAAWSGRVADLPGAASVDPPEQAGDLVTLGVRVDGDPLGPEALQLVADLREQEPGFPTWTTGQAASVVDFTADLAGRAPWAVGLVVVATTALLFLLTGSVLVPAKALVVNALSLGASLGAVVWIFQEGHLEGPLGFTSTGGLEAFVPPLVLAFGFGLAMDYEVFLLARILEAREEGLGNDAAVVAGLQRSGRIITSAALIIVIVFSGFVAGDLLAIKEVGLALAVAVAVDATLVRMLLVPATMTLLGRWNWWAPAPLRRLHERVGVTEHAPVPARPPG
- a CDS encoding sigma 54-interacting transcriptional regulator, encoding MTLPTTLGALRASGHVARPVKDELRENLLAAMREGRDRFPGIVGFDETVLPELERALLAGHDVVLLGERGQGKTRLIRSLVGLLDEWTPVIEGSELGEHPYEPITPASRRRAEQLGDDLPVAWRHRSERYAEKLATPDTSVGDLIGDVDPVRIAEGRTLGDPETIHYGLVPRTHRGIVAVNELPDLAERIQVSLLNVLEERDVQVRGYTLRLPLDVLVVASANPEDYTNRGRIITPLKDRFGAEIRTHYPLDLADEVDLIAQEAHLVAHVPDHLLEAVARFTRAVRDSPAVDARSGVSARFAVAAAETVAAAALRRATLTGDEPVARVGDLDTVVPTLRGKVEFEAGEEGRELEVLAHLLRTAVAEVFRARLGGADLSGFTALVADGGSVTTGELVTSRELLGQVGTVPGLAVVLERLGVGDAPTPALAASGVETVLEGLHLTRRLGKDAVAGGRTVYGG